From Solibacillus sp. FSL W7-1436, one genomic window encodes:
- a CDS encoding tyrosine-type recombinase/integrase, protein MEETLFSLQQYKMQQQKDETIQAMKKKKLDMYKPDFNLFQAFCEQHFLAINFDSLELYLHELITQQHARLSTFNRRFAGVKYWLVNQYGLQMTNEQESGVKMLRSLYNEEDYLRLKSMRGIRAEKQTDVLRLIDRYDTGKKSDIRKRAICLVNLITANRPSEMVRLKVSDFDLENRTVQVMMVKQGDMKEKRLTLECVQAVRNYIAACELVSEDYFVGAADKWGNYTNRQISEVSYNQAIQSWLGFAPYTFRKTQITAMYQKGADIPTIAKQSGHKSHQTIMEHYINLKNSDVDEYL, encoded by the coding sequence ATGGAAGAAACTCTGTTTTCTTTGCAGCAATATAAGATGCAGCAACAGAAAGATGAAACGATTCAGGCAATGAAAAAGAAGAAGCTCGACATGTACAAACCAGATTTCAATTTATTTCAGGCGTTCTGTGAGCAGCATTTTTTAGCAATAAATTTTGACTCGCTTGAACTGTATTTACACGAACTCATTACGCAGCAACATGCACGCCTTTCAACATTCAACCGCAGATTTGCTGGAGTGAAATACTGGCTAGTTAATCAATATGGATTGCAGATGACGAATGAGCAAGAGTCAGGTGTGAAAATGCTACGGTCACTCTATAATGAAGAAGATTATCTGCGCTTAAAATCGATGCGTGGTATTCGTGCCGAGAAACAAACGGATGTGCTACGTTTAATCGATCGCTACGATACGGGGAAAAAAAGCGATATCCGTAAGCGTGCGATTTGTCTTGTAAATTTAATCACTGCCAATCGCCCTTCTGAAATGGTGCGTCTCAAAGTGAGTGACTTTGATTTAGAAAATCGTACGGTCCAGGTGATGATGGTGAAACAAGGTGACATGAAAGAAAAACGCCTGACGCTCGAGTGCGTGCAGGCGGTTAGAAACTATATAGCTGCTTGTGAATTGGTTTCCGAAGATTATTTTGTTGGTGCAGCCGATAAATGGGGTAACTATACAAACCGTCAAATTAGTGAAGTGAGCTATAATCAAGCCATTCAAAGTTGGTTAGGCTTTGCACCTTATACTTTCCGTAAAACTCAGATTACGGCTATGTATCAGAAAGGTGCTGATATTCCGACCATCGCAAAGCAGTCTGGCCATAAATCACATCAGACGATCATGGAACATTATATTAATTTAAAGAACAGTGATGTGGATGAGTATTTATAA
- a CDS encoding zeta toxin family protein, translating to MANNFYEMYLKMKGYYGSKWMESEHLKIFLENKISKDIPRNVLNDINLSLFFEREHTNLERLYRTLVTVKEPFDTKEAYSNGIEGYNADRLNLHRKIIDKYTSEQRVAILLGGGSGAGKSSAIQKFVLPVFLSSFILIDSDDIKEQIPEYQLFKKMEVIDASDYVHEESSDLSKTLINYSIDNKRSFIYDGTMSKYDKYNDLIDRLKQTEYEIHILFVDTDVEIAQERVAERFLSEDGEIGRFVDPEIVIKTNQESAETFFKLYKSVNGFTLINNNDTPLIIATKEEIKEPKMFELFKKKGKY from the coding sequence ATGGCTAATAATTTTTATGAGATGTACCTAAAAATGAAAGGTTATTATGGAAGTAAATGGATGGAATCTGAACATTTGAAAATTTTTTTAGAGAATAAAATTAGTAAGGATATACCTAGAAATGTATTAAACGATATTAATCTCTCTTTATTTTTCGAGAGAGAACATACAAATTTAGAAAGGTTGTATCGTACTTTGGTAACGGTAAAAGAACCATTTGATACTAAGGAAGCATATTCCAATGGAATTGAAGGGTATAATGCCGATCGATTAAATTTACATAGAAAGATTATTGATAAATATACTTCTGAACAAAGAGTAGCGATCTTACTTGGCGGGGGCTCTGGTGCGGGGAAAAGTTCTGCTATACAAAAATTTGTTCTGCCGGTTTTTTTAAGTTCTTTTATCCTTATCGATTCGGATGATATTAAAGAGCAAATACCGGAATATCAACTTTTTAAAAAAATGGAAGTGATAGACGCCAGCGATTATGTACATGAAGAAAGTTCTGATTTAAGTAAAACATTAATAAATTATTCCATAGACAATAAACGTAGTTTTATTTACGACGGTACCATGAGTAAATACGATAAATATAATGATTTAATTGATCGTTTAAAACAAACAGAATATGAAATACATATATTATTCGTAGATACGGATGTTGAAATAGCTCAAGAAAGAGTTGCCGAGAGATTTTTAAGTGAAGATGGTGAAATAGGGAGGTTTGTTGATCCAGAAATAGTAATAAAAACGAATCAAGAATCAGCCGAGACATTCTTCAAACTATATAAATCAGTAAATGGTTTTACTTTAATTAATAACAATGATACTCCACTTATCATAGCTACTAAAGAAGAAATTAAAGAGCCTAAAATGTTTGAGCTCTTTAAAAAAAAGGGTAAATATTAA
- the ltrA gene encoding group II intron reverse transcriptase/maturase, translated as MMLNQILERQNMIQALKRVEANKGSHGVDMMPVQTLRQHILENWETIKSQILNGTYEPQPVRRVEIPKPDGGVRLLGIPTVTDRLIQQAISQILSKEYDPTFSDHSYGFRPNRSAHDAVRKAKGYLKEGYRWVIDMDLEKFFDKVNHDRLMGTLAKRISDKPLLKLIRKYLQAGVMINGVISSTEEGTPQGGPLSPLLSNIVLDELDKELEKRGHKFVRYADDCNIYVKTERAGLRVMASVQRFIEGKLRLKVNEKKSAVDRPWNRKFLGFSFTNHKEPKVRIAKLSLVRMKKKIREITSRKMPYSIEYRIEKLNQYLIGWCGYFALADTPSIFKALDGWIKRRLRMCLWKNWKNPRTRVRNLIRLKVPYGKAYEWGNTRKGYWRISKSPILHRTLGNSYWESQGLKSLQVRYETLRYSS; from the coding sequence GTGATGTTGAATCAAATTTTGGAACGGCAAAACATGATACAAGCATTAAAGCGAGTAGAAGCGAATAAAGGAAGCCATGGAGTAGACATGATGCCCGTACAAACCTTACGACAGCACATCCTCGAAAATTGGGAAACCATAAAATCGCAGATTTTGAATGGTACCTACGAACCGCAACCAGTCCGTCGTGTCGAAATCCCGAAACCAGACGGCGGTGTGCGTCTATTAGGAATACCAACCGTGACGGACCGTTTGATTCAGCAAGCCATCTCGCAGATTTTATCAAAAGAATATGACCCAACATTTTCGGACCACAGCTATGGATTCCGTCCAAATCGGAGTGCTCATGATGCGGTGAGGAAGGCAAAAGGCTATTTAAAAGAGGGATACCGATGGGTAATTGATATGGATTTAGAGAAATTCTTTGATAAGGTTAATCATGACCGCCTAATGGGAACATTAGCAAAACGAATTTCAGATAAACCGTTATTAAAACTTATTCGTAAATATCTCCAAGCGGGTGTCATGATTAATGGAGTAATTTCAAGTACAGAAGAAGGGACCCCTCAAGGTGGTCCTTTAAGTCCGCTACTTTCTAATATCGTCTTAGATGAACTCGATAAAGAGCTAGAGAAACGAGGACATAAATTCGTTCGCTACGCAGATGATTGCAATATTTATGTGAAAACCGAACGTGCTGGATTACGGGTGATGGCAAGTGTACAGCGATTCATCGAGGGTAAACTTCGTTTAAAAGTAAATGAAAAGAAATCAGCAGTAGACCGTCCATGGAATCGTAAATTCCTAGGTTTTAGTTTTACGAATCATAAAGAACCGAAAGTTCGCATTGCGAAATTAAGTCTCGTACGAATGAAGAAGAAAATACGAGAAATTACCTCAAGAAAGATGCCTTATTCCATAGAATACCGAATTGAAAAGTTGAACCAATATCTGATAGGGTGGTGTGGATATTTCGCTTTAGCGGATACTCCTTCAATATTTAAAGCATTAGATGGATGGATTAAACGAAGATTACGTATGTGTCTATGGAAGAATTGGAAGAACCCCCGAACAAGAGTCAGAAATCTTATTCGTTTAAAAGTACCTTATGGGAAAGCATACGAATGGGGAAACACCCGAAAAGGGTACTGGCGCATTTCTAAAAGCCCCATATTACACAGAACCCTCGGCAATTCCTATTGGGAAAGCCAAGGGCTGAAAAGTCTGCAAGTTCGTTATGAAACTTTGCGTTATTCATCTTAA
- a CDS encoding restriction endonuclease subunit S, whose product MPVPILRFKEFNDEWKVTLLSDLMSFNNGINAEKSSYGHGRKFINVLDILNNNSIKYKDIIGSVAVSEKVEQTNKVEYGDLLFLRSSETRDDVGKSSVYLDEDNFALFGGFVIRGKKQADYYPYFLKLNLESPTVRNQIGSKSGGSTRFNVSQSILNSIEISIPTKKEQEKIADFISRFDRKIQLQQKKIDLLKEQKKGFMQKIFSQELRFRDEDGQEFPEWVEKNLSSLIKVNSGRDYKHLGQGNIPVYGTGGYMLSVDQSLSEADSIGIGRKGTIDVPQILKAPFWTVDTLFYCTPTESNNLQFVYTLFEMIKWKSFDESTGVPSLSKKTIENIVIQLPNIQEQKKIGTFFESLNFRIDYQVQKLKEMNTQKQAFMQQMFI is encoded by the coding sequence ATGCCTGTGCCAATTTTAAGATTCAAAGAGTTTAATGACGAGTGGAAAGTAACCTTACTTAGTGACTTAATGTCATTTAATAATGGTATAAATGCTGAAAAAAGCAGTTATGGACATGGTCGGAAATTTATCAATGTATTAGATATCTTAAATAATAATTCGATAAAATATAAAGATATTATCGGTTCTGTAGCCGTTTCAGAAAAAGTTGAACAGACAAATAAGGTTGAGTATGGTGACTTATTATTTTTACGTAGCTCTGAAACAAGAGATGATGTTGGAAAAAGTTCTGTATATTTAGACGAGGATAATTTCGCTTTATTTGGTGGTTTTGTGATTCGTGGGAAAAAACAAGCTGACTATTATCCCTACTTTTTAAAGTTAAATCTAGAATCCCCGACTGTACGTAATCAAATTGGTTCTAAATCTGGAGGCAGTACACGCTTTAATGTTAGTCAATCTATTTTAAACTCTATTGAAATTAGTATTCCTACTAAAAAGGAACAAGAAAAAATTGCCGATTTCATAAGTCGTTTCGACAGAAAAATCCAACTGCAACAAAAGAAAATTGATTTGCTGAAAGAGCAGAAAAAAGGGTTTATGCAGAAAATTTTCAGTCAGGAATTACGGTTTAGGGATGAGGATGGGCAGGAATTTCCAGAGTGGGTAGAAAAGAATTTATCTTCTTTAATTAAAGTCAATTCAGGTAGAGATTATAAACACTTGGGACAAGGGAATATCCCTGTTTATGGAACTGGTGGATATATGTTAAGTGTTGACCAATCGCTATCCGAAGCCGATTCAATCGGTATTGGAAGAAAAGGTACGATTGATGTACCGCAAATATTAAAAGCACCTTTTTGGACTGTAGATACACTTTTTTATTGCACACCTACCGAATCAAATAACCTCCAATTTGTTTATACTCTTTTCGAAATGATTAAATGGAAAAGTTTTGATGAATCTACAGGTGTCCCTAGTTTGTCAAAGAAAACAATCGAAAATATCGTAATACAGTTGCCTAATATCCAAGAACAAAAAAAAATAGGTACTTTTTTTGAAAGTCTAAATTTTAGAATCGATTACCAAGTTCAAAAACTCAAAGAAATGAATACACAAAAACAAGCCTTCATGCAACAAATGTTCATTTAG
- a CDS encoding type I restriction-modification system subunit M, which translates to MTTSEKQRQQQAELHKKLWAMANDLRGQMDASEFKDYILGLIFYRYLSEKVEARADALLKEDNISYADAWANEEYREDLADYLIDELGYVVEPEYLFSHFLQEIEKGENGSFDIEMLANGIKAIESSTLGNDSQEDFENLFDDMDLNSSRLGRAVKDRTTLISKVIMKIAEIPFLQDDVEIDVLGDAYEYMISQFAANAGKKAGEFYTPQQVSKILAKIVTQGKSELRSVYDGTCGSGSLLLRVGREAKVFKYYGQEKVSTTYNLARMNMLLHDIPYQRFDIKNDDTLEAPAHLNERFEAIVANPPYSAKWTADDKFKEDERFSAYAKLAPKSKADFAFIQHFIHHLDDNGTFAVVLPHGVLFRGAAELAIRKYLIEDKNYLDAVIGLPANIFYGTSIPTCILVFKKCRKYDDNVLFIDASSDYEKGKNQNHLSDEHVDKIIATYASRETIEKYSYAATLEEIKENDYNLNIPRYVDTFEEEEVIDLQAVAKRLKEIDAEIAEVDQELAKYFKELGV; encoded by the coding sequence ATGACAACAAGTGAAAAGCAACGCCAGCAACAAGCTGAGCTCCACAAAAAATTATGGGCGATGGCAAACGATTTACGTGGCCAGATGGATGCAAGTGAATTTAAGGATTATATTTTAGGCTTAATTTTCTATCGCTACTTATCAGAAAAAGTAGAGGCACGTGCTGATGCATTGTTGAAAGAAGATAACATATCGTATGCAGATGCTTGGGCAAACGAAGAGTACCGTGAAGATTTAGCGGACTACCTAATCGATGAATTAGGCTATGTTGTAGAACCTGAATACCTCTTCTCCCACTTTCTACAAGAAATCGAAAAAGGTGAGAACGGCAGCTTTGACATTGAAATGTTGGCGAATGGGATTAAAGCCATTGAATCTTCTACTTTAGGAAACGACAGCCAAGAAGACTTTGAAAATTTATTCGACGATATGGATTTAAATTCATCACGTTTAGGACGTGCTGTAAAAGACCGTACAACTTTAATTAGTAAAGTTATCATGAAAATTGCAGAAATTCCGTTTTTACAAGATGATGTAGAGATTGATGTCTTAGGCGATGCCTATGAATACATGATTTCACAGTTCGCAGCGAATGCTGGGAAAAAAGCAGGGGAGTTCTACACGCCACAACAAGTATCAAAAATCTTAGCGAAAATCGTTACACAAGGAAAGTCTGAATTACGTAGCGTATATGACGGGACATGTGGATCAGGCTCTCTTCTATTACGTGTTGGTCGCGAAGCAAAAGTATTTAAGTATTACGGTCAAGAAAAAGTATCAACAACATACAACTTAGCGCGCATGAACATGCTACTGCACGACATTCCGTACCAACGTTTTGATATTAAAAATGATGATACACTAGAAGCACCGGCGCACTTAAATGAACGTTTTGAAGCGATTGTAGCAAATCCTCCGTATTCAGCAAAGTGGACTGCAGACGATAAGTTCAAAGAAGATGAGCGTTTTAGTGCGTATGCAAAACTGGCACCGAAATCAAAAGCAGATTTTGCGTTTATCCAACACTTTATCCACCATTTAGATGATAACGGTACGTTTGCAGTAGTTTTACCACACGGTGTTCTGTTCCGTGGTGCTGCTGAGTTAGCGATTCGTAAATATTTAATTGAAGATAAAAACTATTTAGATGCAGTCATTGGTCTCCCAGCAAATATTTTCTATGGTACATCAATTCCGACATGTATTTTAGTATTCAAAAAATGCCGTAAGTATGATGATAATGTGTTATTTATCGATGCATCAAGTGATTATGAAAAAGGTAAGAACCAAAACCATTTATCAGACGAGCATGTAGATAAGATTATAGCTACTTATGCGAGCCGTGAAACGATTGAGAAGTATTCGTATGCAGCTACTTTGGAAGAAATTAAAGAGAACGACTATAACTTAAATATTCCTCGTTACGTGGATACATTTGAAGAGGAAGAAGTGATTGACCTGCAAGCTGTAGCGAAACGTTTAAAAGAGATTGACGCTGAGATTGCGGAAGTGGATCAGGAATTAGCGAAGTACTTTAAGGAATTAGGGGTGTAA
- a CDS encoding restriction endonuclease subunit S encodes MRLEQIAEFTQGAFATRLESSANNVQTVKVKPLSLKEFNETLGISYRFSNEKSLDITMAKEKLDAQLLTDTTSLVLHTQAKKVALLPEKYSGLLLTNNFLKIRLHETVDLAFFEWYFNEHPDIHKQLSVMSEGSSVTLLKLSHLKELGIELPTLEKQKIIGRIAQLKRRKEVLQLERIELQHQLIQQQLIKSMK; translated from the coding sequence ATGAGATTAGAACAAATTGCAGAATTTACACAAGGAGCTTTTGCTACTCGTTTAGAATCTTCTGCGAACAATGTACAAACCGTAAAGGTAAAGCCACTTTCATTAAAAGAATTTAATGAAACATTAGGAATTAGTTATCGTTTTTCAAATGAAAAAAGTTTAGACATTACCATGGCTAAAGAAAAGTTAGATGCTCAACTTCTAACCGACACAACTAGCTTAGTGCTACATACACAGGCTAAAAAGGTTGCTTTGCTTCCAGAGAAATACAGTGGTCTTTTGCTTACAAATAACTTTTTGAAAATACGATTGCATGAAACCGTCGATTTAGCCTTTTTCGAGTGGTATTTCAATGAACATCCAGACATTCATAAGCAGCTCTCTGTGATGAGCGAAGGCAGTTCAGTCACATTACTAAAGCTTTCCCATTTAAAAGAGCTTGGGATTGAGCTACCAACTTTAGAAAAGCAGAAAATAATTGGACGCATTGCTCAGCTAAAAAGAAGAAAAGAAGTACTGCAGCTAGAGCGGATTGAATTGCAACACCAGCTTATACAGCAACAGTTAATTAAAAGTATGAAATAA
- a CDS encoding type I restriction endonuclease subunit R, with protein sequence MGYQSEAQLEDNLHKQLTNQSYQPVYLPDYEAVKDNFRRQLNTFNEHKLNGQPLTDSEFRRILTEIEDKSIYESAKILRDKLPIEREDGKILYVELFNTKEWCKNLFQVTTQTTMEGKYKNRYDITILINGLPLVQIELKRRGLDFKEAFNQIQRYRRHTFTGLYRFLQIFVVSNGVDTKYFSNSDYDIQFGFTFFWTTEANELITTLQEFTSTFLQPCHLAKMISRYMVINDTDKALMVMRPYQVYAVEALVTRATETNNNGYIWHTTGSGKTLTSFKAGQILSNEDGIKKVFFLVDRQDLDSQTIQEFNKFQKGAVDRTDDTSILIDQIKDPMKRFIVTTIQKMNNAVKSEKYASIMEPYKQEHVVFIIDECHRSQFGDMRKEINQHFQNAQYFGFTGTPRFKENKSQDGRTTADLFEKCLHHYLIKDAIRDENVLGFSVEYISTVKSKIDENNKNKVYAIDTEEVWHNEERLNNVADHILDNHLRRSKSKGYCAMFTVDSIPTLIKYYDIFKSKDHNLKIAGIYTYGQNEDSDGTEEHSREALDRMIKDYNGYFETDYSTDTWDRYFSDVSKRVKNAQIDILIVVKMFLTGFDSKPLNTLYVDKNMVYHDLLQAYSRTNRVEKATKPYGNIVCYRNLKENTDAAIRLFSRTDNVDTVLMKSKTEYLGAFLTAISNLRSLAATPAEVDLLESEEKKHEFIMAFKNVTKFLQKLQSFSDFEFDENVLSISEQTYEDFKSKYFKVYDEYKRSELPKESILHDVDFELELMHTDTINVGYILNLIANLNLEDPNELDKEIRFIEQELDHGTDPKLRLKAELIKDFLNKVAPTLPKDVSVIDAFHRYEEEVSENELVAFAEVNGIENTVLREQLATYEYSNYIEKQTIMDALSGSFLKKSRAIKVITSFIRDFTEKYGA encoded by the coding sequence ATGGGCTACCAGTCCGAAGCTCAATTAGAAGATAATTTACATAAACAATTAACAAATCAAAGCTACCAGCCTGTATACTTACCGGATTATGAGGCTGTAAAAGATAATTTCCGTAGACAATTGAATACATTCAATGAACATAAATTAAATGGCCAACCGCTGACTGACTCCGAATTTCGTCGTATTTTAACGGAAATCGAGGATAAAAGCATTTATGAATCAGCCAAAATCTTACGTGATAAGCTTCCGATTGAACGTGAAGATGGCAAAATTTTATACGTAGAATTATTCAATACGAAAGAATGGTGTAAAAACCTTTTTCAAGTTACAACCCAAACAACAATGGAGGGAAAGTATAAAAATCGTTATGATATCACCATCTTGATTAATGGCTTACCTCTTGTCCAAATTGAGTTGAAGCGACGTGGATTAGATTTTAAAGAAGCGTTTAATCAAATTCAGCGTTATCGCCGGCATACATTTACAGGTCTTTACCGTTTCCTGCAAATCTTTGTGGTTAGTAATGGCGTTGATACAAAATACTTCTCCAACTCTGATTATGATATACAGTTTGGCTTTACGTTCTTCTGGACAACTGAAGCAAATGAATTAATCACGACACTGCAGGAGTTCACAAGTACGTTCTTACAGCCATGCCATTTAGCAAAGATGATTAGCCGTTATATGGTTATTAATGATACAGATAAAGCATTGATGGTCATGCGTCCATACCAGGTATATGCAGTCGAAGCATTAGTAACACGGGCAACTGAAACGAATAATAACGGCTATATCTGGCACACAACAGGTTCAGGGAAAACATTAACTTCCTTTAAAGCCGGTCAGATCCTTTCTAATGAGGATGGCATTAAAAAAGTATTTTTCTTAGTTGACAGACAGGACCTAGACAGCCAGACAATTCAGGAATTTAATAAGTTCCAAAAAGGGGCTGTAGACCGAACAGATGATACGTCTATTTTAATTGATCAAATTAAAGACCCAATGAAAAGATTCATCGTCACAACAATCCAAAAAATGAATAATGCGGTGAAAAGTGAAAAATATGCTTCGATTATGGAGCCATATAAACAAGAGCATGTTGTCTTTATTATCGACGAATGCCACCGCAGCCAGTTCGGGGATATGCGTAAAGAAATCAATCAGCATTTCCAAAATGCACAGTATTTCGGTTTTACTGGTACCCCACGTTTTAAAGAAAATAAGAGCCAGGACGGACGCACAACTGCCGACCTGTTTGAAAAGTGCTTACATCATTATTTAATTAAAGATGCTATTCGTGACGAAAACGTACTTGGTTTCTCAGTGGAATATATTAGTACGGTGAAATCGAAAATTGATGAAAATAATAAAAATAAAGTATATGCGATTGATACAGAAGAAGTTTGGCATAATGAAGAACGTTTAAATAACGTGGCCGATCATATTCTGGACAACCATTTACGCCGGTCAAAAAGCAAAGGTTACTGTGCCATGTTTACGGTCGATTCGATTCCAACGCTCATTAAGTATTATGATATTTTCAAATCCAAAGACCACAACCTGAAGATTGCTGGTATTTATACTTACGGGCAAAACGAGGACAGTGATGGCACAGAAGAGCATTCACGTGAAGCATTAGATCGCATGATTAAAGATTATAATGGCTATTTTGAAACGGATTACTCGACAGATACGTGGGACCGTTATTTCTCCGATGTTTCCAAGCGTGTTAAAAATGCGCAGATCGATATTTTAATTGTGGTGAAAATGTTCTTAACCGGATTTGACAGTAAACCATTAAATACGCTATATGTCGATAAAAACATGGTATATCATGATTTGCTACAAGCTTATAGCCGTACAAACCGTGTAGAAAAAGCAACAAAACCATACGGGAATATAGTGTGTTACCGTAACCTAAAAGAAAACACTGATGCGGCAATTCGTTTATTCTCACGAACGGATAATGTCGATACGGTACTGATGAAAAGTAAAACTGAGTATTTAGGTGCTTTTCTAACCGCTATTTCTAACTTGAGATCACTCGCAGCTACTCCTGCAGAAGTGGACCTGTTAGAAAGTGAAGAAAAAAAGCATGAGTTCATCATGGCATTTAAGAATGTCACGAAGTTCCTGCAAAAATTGCAGTCATTCTCTGATTTTGAATTTGATGAGAATGTGCTTTCCATTTCCGAACAAACATATGAAGATTTCAAAAGCAAGTATTTTAAAGTGTACGACGAGTATAAACGTAGCGAATTACCAAAAGAATCGATTCTTCATGATGTGGACTTTGAATTAGAGCTCATGCACACAGATACGATTAATGTTGGCTATATTTTAAATTTAATTGCTAATTTAAATCTGGAAGATCCAAATGAACTTGATAAAGAAATTCGTTTCATTGAACAAGAGCTAGATCACGGAACAGATCCTAAATTACGTTTAAAAGCGGAACTGATTAAAGATTTCCTAAACAAAGTAGCACCGACACTACCTAAAGATGTTTCTGTCATTGATGCTTTCCATCGTTATGAAGAAGAAGTAAGTGAAAATGAACTTGTGGCATTTGCAGAAGTAAATGGAATAGAAAATACTGTATTACGTGAACAATTGGCAACATATGAGTATTCCAATTACATTGAAAAGCAAACGATTATGGACGCATTATCAGGTAGTTTCTTAAAAAAATCGCGTGCAATCAAAGTTATTACTTCATTCATTCGTGATTTCACAGAAAAATATGGGGCATAA
- a CDS encoding AAA family ATPase, with translation MEKREEAIIVTFGNFKGGTGKTTNSTMIAYALSEMGYKVLLCDQDPQANATTLFLKTKASVTDEIVTFNKTLMAAIQEEDLGQIVTEVKENLYLLPSFSDFALYPRYLEKKFPSDTSSRVKYFASLIEPLKKDYDFIFIDVPPTISVITDAALYASDFVVVVLQTQERSLQGAEVFTGYLQSLIDEYGANLDIIGILPVLLKNGAAVDLATLENAREIFGPENLFENVVNNMERLKRFDITGITNEDMHDRKVHKSYGIIAGEFIQRLESELSEVTGVEQLTK, from the coding sequence ATGGAAAAAAGAGAAGAAGCAATCATAGTAACGTTCGGTAATTTCAAAGGGGGTACTGGAAAGACAACAAATAGTACAATGATTGCCTATGCATTATCTGAAATGGGTTACAAGGTGCTTTTGTGTGACCAGGATCCTCAGGCAAATGCGACGACATTGTTCTTAAAAACAAAAGCTTCAGTTACCGATGAAATCGTAACATTTAATAAAACATTGATGGCAGCGATTCAAGAGGAAGATTTGGGGCAAATTGTAACAGAGGTTAAAGAAAATTTGTATCTATTACCGAGCTTTAGTGATTTTGCTTTGTACCCACGATATCTTGAAAAGAAATTCCCGTCAGACACGAGCTCACGGGTTAAATATTTCGCTTCGTTAATTGAGCCATTGAAAAAGGATTATGATTTCATTTTCATTGACGTACCACCAACGATTTCGGTAATTACGGATGCAGCACTATATGCTTCGGATTTTGTCGTTGTCGTACTGCAAACACAAGAAAGAAGTCTGCAAGGTGCCGAAGTATTTACGGGTTACTTACAATCATTAATTGATGAATACGGTGCGAACTTGGATATTATCGGGATTTTACCTGTTCTTCTTAAAAACGGTGCAGCTGTCGATTTGGCAACATTGGAAAATGCCCGTGAAATTTTTGGACCTGAAAACTTATTTGAAAACGTAGTAAACAATATGGAACGTTTAAAACGTTTTGATATAACGGGAATTACGAATGAAGATATGCATGATCGCAAAGTCCATAAAAGTTATGGAATTATCGCTGGGGAATTTATACAGCGTCTGGAGTCTGAGTTATCGGAGGTGACTGGTGTTGAGCAACTTACTAAATAA
- a CDS encoding DUF5388 domain-containing protein produces the protein MSNLLNNKKKKLLDRGPKITPAQEFSLSDVETNETNVSSVEPEPLKVIKEEKPKKTKQSTTTVRVEKITRSKLNALVQMGKAETVDVLVDILIDEYVNHQLLKDEKKTYDILLNVLRKKEEL, from the coding sequence TTGAGCAACTTACTAAATAACAAAAAGAAAAAATTATTAGATCGTGGGCCTAAAATTACCCCTGCCCAAGAGTTTTCTCTTAGTGATGTGGAGACAAATGAAACAAATGTGAGTTCGGTTGAACCTGAACCATTAAAAGTAATAAAAGAAGAAAAACCGAAAAAGACAAAACAAAGCACGACAACGGTCCGGGTAGAAAAAATAACTAGAAGTAAACTTAATGCACTTGTACAAATGGGCAAGGCAGAAACGGTTGATGTATTAGTAGATATTCTGATTGATGAATATGTTAATCATCAACTCCTAAAAGATGAAAAGAAAACATACGATATCCTTTTAAATGTCCTTCGTAAAAAAGAAGAATTATAA